Below is a window of Trichosurus vulpecula isolate mTriVul1 chromosome 4, mTriVul1.pri, whole genome shotgun sequence DNA.
TCGTCATAACCTGTCTGACAGTGACAGGCTTACTGTTTGTCTTAGttttgttattgtatatatttgcttcACTGTGTATGAAGAGCCGGCGAAGGTGAGGTGGCTTTTAGCACTCGGTTTTGCACAGGTCACATTCTGCATCCCAGACACCGTGGCTAGGGAAGTATGCGACCGTACCAAATCTTGCTCTCAAAACAAACTGCTTTTCTTACTGATTTTATTCTGAACACCTCCAAAATTTTCAACTAACCCACCATCAAGAGCATACCTCTTCCTAAAAGCCAGTGGAGTTTGGGACCAAAGTGATGTCCTCTGAAGTATGAGCATCTTTGGGAAACTGGTAGGGAAAAACAAGATTTAAAGTCAGAGagtctgggttcgaatcctagctcttctcatttctacctttgtgactttggccaagaCATTTCATGCTTCTgagtctgtttctttttctgtaaaatgaggggcaggGGAGTTAAATTAGATAacctgtgaggtcccttccaggcatAAATCCTGTGGTCTTATAATCTAGAAAAGAATTACCACTGGCAAAGGAAGGCACTGAGAGCAGTCCTAGCTATAAGAACATACTCAAGCTAGATGGTCTATAGAAGGAACCCAGCAAATACAGGAAGAGACATTCAGAGTTTTAGTgagagaatggaaggagggaaCAAGAAGAAAGAGCGTGAGCATGCATGTTGATCACCACCAGCTACTAAACAGCAATCAAGGTTTTCCTCCTTCTAGGCAGATATTTGCCTTGTTCTCCCCTCTTTGTCTGAGAACACCCACCTCTGAAAAGATCTGAGGATGCGATGGAACTTTTTTCCTTGTCTCCACTCAGATTTCATCCCCTACACTTATTGTCAGAGATCGCAGTGGCCTTCGGAGACAAGAAGAGTAGGTGGTCACCTACATTTTAAGATCTGAAGCAAGGCTTCTGGGCCCCCAAAATATTTCTCTTAGCCAGGTGCTACAGTGCCTGAAAGTGCACCATTAGAATTTAATTATTACTTTCTATGTGTCCTCTTTGCAAATGCCAATGGTGCAGCTGGGAAGAATTGTagcttcattctggaagaggaccgtgacatcaggaaggtgatgccatgactttaaagtgaactggatttaagtgaggtagggctatacaaggtcaccagcctcactttctccttcagagccatctcagtccagtgaccagatatagatcaggacgactggagatggcccagaatacagtgggagaccttgacctttttaaggtaaagtctttcagagttctcactttgagagGGAAGAATAAGTTATTCTGTCACTACCACCTTGGTGTGACTAATAATTGGCATTTCTGCCGCACTTCAaagttcatgggatcatagagccggaagggaccttagaagccatcatgTATaaaccctcattttgcagatgggacacagagagattaagtgccttgcccagaaaCACATTAAGTTTCTGAGGAATCattcgaacctaggtcttcctgattccaagttcagtgtccTACCCACTATGCCATATTACCTTTCAAGGTTTACAAGACACTTCCCTTACCAATACCCTCTGAGGGAGTATTAGAAgtattcttttccttattttatagaagaggaaatggagactcagaagATCAAgagacttgtccatagtcacaaagctgataagtgtcagagctgaTGTCCAGCCCAGgtctcctcactccaagtctGGCAGTCTTTCCATTATATGATGCTCCTCAAACGAGTGTAATAATTCCGCTTTATGCTCATTGCAGAAGGGATCAGGAAACAAGACAATGTTGAGTGGCTAAGAAAAAGGAGCATGTAAAAagtcataataataactaacatttacataccacctattatgtaccaggcactaagcacttcacaggtatctcatttgatccttacaacaaccttggaaggtaggtgctactattaagtccattttacagaggaggaaatgaggcaaactgaggtcgTGACTGGACCGAGTGGTAAGTATATGAAAACAGGATTAGAACTCACGTTTTCCTGATCTCagccctggtactctatccacctcaaggtcacacagtaaaaaGGGAATGAGAAGAGTGGGATCATGGTGAAGAGACACTGTCACTTTTACACTTTTTCCCAGAAATGACTATGCCATGGTTCTGTACTGCCCTGAAAGGACTTATTCCATGGGAGAATGGCGGTCATGGACAACCCCTCTGCCATCTATCACAGACATGTgatggggtggggctggggatgAGGGTTCATAAAGAATTTCTCTGCTACCACTTTGGGGAAAGATGAATTCCTCATCCTCTCTCCCAATTACCTCCAACTACCACCTTCTTACCTGAGTTTTACAAGGATTTGTCCCTGACCTGCAAGTCAGACAGTCAGTGTGATATACAGATGAATATGCATATTCTACCGATTAGGAAAAACAAGTATCaacttctgtgtattttattataGGGAGCCTCCAGTAAACAACACATACAACATTTACATAactgaggaaatgaagaaaaattctgCCTGCTTCAAGGAAATATTCTCAGAAAAAACAAGAGAAGACAATGCTAGGTTGAGATCAGATACCCCAAATCTCCAATATGTACAGTCACAAGGGACTGGTATTTATGAACCTGAAAGCAAAGGGAAATTATTCACTCAGAATTCTAACTACAATAATAGAAGTATTTTTCCTGGGGATGTGATGGAGGGACAGATAATGCCATTGACGGGATTACTGGTTCCATGTTATGGAAACAAATCGAGAACATGCAAAGATTTTGGTTCATCTTCAGAATTAAGTGACTCTGATGCCAGTCAGACCCTATCCCTACCTAAACCAAATAGTTATCAGTGGTATGATATTCCAGGTCCTCGTCTGAATAAGGAATATACGGAGAAAAAGGATCCCAATAAGGTCAGTGAGtctcacaaagagccagacacctTGAGGCATTCACAACACAAACTATATAGTCCAGACGGGAGGCATCAGTATAATGCTTCCCATGACTCACTGAATTATGCTGAAGAGACCCAGTCTGATACATATCCATCTTCAGCTACTCCAGAGAACTCAG
It encodes the following:
- the LOC118845825 gene encoding uncharacterized protein LOC118845825 translates to MTGVRANVTPVSFFVLLLHSWGDTKPQVLINDPGQNQQHLIPKQKLLSNEQIAEAIKKSRSIEKYASDSPNNLWINQILNTLENHLGKTEGSQENASQDKETGELIGDFPESVDLDKAHEKHMTSSETSKANASVIESILQTLKKISGNAMDKKTPSTTADSHRNSPTTSLLTVLKNIVITCLTVTGLLFVLVLLLYIFASLCMKSRRREPPVNNTYNIYITEEMKKNSACFKEIFSEKTREDNARLRSDTPNLQYVQSQGTGIYEPESKGKLFTQNSNYNNRSIFPGDVMEGQIMPLTGLLVPCYGNKSRTCKDFGSSSELSDSDASQTLSLPKPNSYQWYDIPGPRLNKEYTEKKDPNKVSESHKEPDTLRHSQHKLYSPDGRHQYNASHDSLNYAEETQSDTYPSSATPENSELVGNPRGRGQHY